Part of the Thermococcus sp. 18S1 genome, AACGTCCCTCTTCGGCTTCTTTCTCACGTAAACCATGTTCTCGTAGCTCTCCTCCTCGAACAGTTCGTAGAGCTCGCGGAGCGTTATTCTGGCAGGTTTTCCATCAATCTGGACGAGAATCCTTGTGTCTCCTGGGAAGCAGTTCCTCCTCTTCGCGGCATGGTAATACGGGTGCGCGTAGCCGACCAGAACGTCGGAGAAGCCTATTATCCTGCCTATGATTCCAGCCGAAGTGTGGGGAGCAAGGCCGATGACGAGGTGCCCGACGAGGTCCTCCATCTTCTCGGCGTTGTAGAATCTCGGCAGACCGTAGAACTTCTCCAGGAGGTCGTCTATGAAGCGGGCCACCTTGAGGAGGTAGCGACCTGCCTCGTAGGGCAGTATGACGTCCTGAACGCGGAGCTCGAGTATCTGGTCGTCCCGCTCCAGGGGCTTGCCCTCAAAGTCATGGGTGTAGCCGAGTTCGCGGAGCTTTTCAACGCTCGTGCCTATCTCCCTTGGCTTGAAGTGGGTTATCGGGGCGTCGGTGGCGTCGAAACGAATGGTGCCGTCTTTAAAGACGTAGACGTCGTTTTTAGCCCTCAGGAGGCCCTTCTCAAGCGGTTCTGCCATCTTGTAGCCCGAGGTCATACCCTGGACGCCCTTGAGCTTGTCGATACCGTAGACCTTGACGTTCTCCATCGCCGCGCGGAGAAGCTCCGATGGCTTTATGGTTCTCCTCGCGTAGGGCTTCAGCTCCATGCCGCACTTGGGACAGCGGAAGTCGAAGTTCTCGGCCTCGCTCTGCGAGTAATCAACGTTGCACTTGGCGCAGTGCCAGAGGAGCTCCTTCCTCGTCCCACAGCGCGGGCAGATGTGCTCCGGCCCGGTGTGGCCGCACTCGGGGCACTTGAAGAAGGCTATCTCCACGCTCGTTACCTTCCCTTCCTCGGCGGCCTTCTTGATGTCCCTGCTCGAGCCGCCAGCGAGGCCGATCGGGAAGAGAACCTGCACCGGCGGCTTCATCTTCCTCTCCTTGGCCTTCTCGGGCCTGCCCATTCTGGCTCCAATCCAGCTTATTCCCCTATCCCTGAGCTTTATCCGGTTGTTCTCGTTGATGATGTCTATGACCGTGAAGAAGGGCTTAGCCCTGAACTCCCATTCGAGGTTCCCGAGGGGTGTAAGGAGCGCGGCGCTCCATGGGTAATCAACTACTATGACCTTCTTTCTCTCCTCGGTCCTCTCAAGCCTGTGGGGTAAACCGAGGAGTTCAAGGTAGCGCTTGATTTTGGGGTCGTTCTCCAGGACCACCTTCCTCGCGAACTTGTTCTTCATGTGCTCGTCCCACTCGACTTGAGCCCCCAGCAAGGCCCTCTGGAGTTCCTCGACTTCCTCAGGTTTGAGAGTGTTCCAGTAGAGGGTGTAGTAGGGGTGGAACGGAACGTCCAGAACCTTTGAGAGGTGTACCGCAACCTCAACGCTCGGCCTCACGCGGAGGGGGTCTTTCAGCAGGTCTTCGAGAAAGTCCGGGTCGAGTTCGATGTACTCGGCCGCCTCCTCGATGGCCTCGCGCGGGTTGTCGGAGAACGGCTTAAGCTCGACCTCGTAGGTCTCGGCTATGGCCCCCACCAGCTCCTGAATCCACCATTCCTCCGAGTAGTTGGCGGGAAGGAGGGTCTGGTTGTTCTCCACGAAGTCTCCGAAGTTCACCAGAGCATCGCCGACGTAGAGTATCTCCTCCAGCCTGTCGCGGACCTTGATGGCGGTCTCGTAATCATCAACCCGTATAACGCTCCCGTCCTTGAGCTTGACTATTGGCCCCTCGACCGTCGTTGCCGGCGTCACGATACAGCCCTTGCCGGGCCTTTCCGTCTTCATCTGGGTTCCAATCGCTATGAACTCGTCGAGGAGGAGCATGGTGGCGGGGTTGACGCTCCAAGTGGCGAATCCACTGACGCGGGAGCGGCCGTAGCGCAGGCGGAAGCCGCCGTTCTCGGAGGGCTCGGCGAAGAGCGGCCTGCCCCCGATTATCTCCTTCGTGTACTTCTTGTTGGGGGCGATGTTGGCCTTGAACTTCTCGTAGAGCTCGTAGTAGAAGCCCTTCTCAACTTTCTCGGCAATTTCTTCCTTTGCCCCGGAATCCTCAGCCTTGGATTCGGAAGATTTGGAATCATCCGCCTTCTTGCCCTTTTCTTTGGCATCTACGAATTCCTTTATCCAGTCCCAGCCGTCAACTCCCATCTTGTCTATGTACTTGACGAGCTTCTTCGCCTTCTGGAGGACGCCCTCCGCTAAAACGAGAATCGCACCGCCGCGCAGGTGGTTGGTTTCAACGCCGGGAACGTCGCGGTGGCTGACTTCAACCTTATCGGTCTCTTCGCCGGTTATCTCGATGGGGATGTTCTTCATCGCCAGCCTTACCTCATCGGCCTCGGGATGGTACTGTAGCCTCGTAACCGCGCGGTGGTAGAGGTCTATCTCCTCGACCATCCTCTCTATGTGCTTCTCGCTCGGCTTGAAACGGTCGAGGCCGAGCTTCTTCCTGACGTAGTCTCCGACGAGGACGCTGAGGGCCTGTGCGGTTCCTCCGGAGCTCCTTATCGGCCCCGCGTAGTAGAGGGCCAGGTATTCGGAATTGTCGTCCCACTCGTTCCTCTTGACCTTGACGTCGGCTATTCCCTCCAGAGGGGCGGAGACGATTCCCTCGGTGAGGATGGCAAGGGCGGTTCTAACGGCCTGCTCGGCATAGCGCTCCTTGCTCCCAAGGTCGCCGAACTTACCGTCTATAATCTCATCAACGACCTTTAGGGCGGCCAGTTCTTTACCGTACTCCTTAACAAGAACGCGTATCCTCTCGGCCACGCCCTTAGGGCCGACGAGGCTCTCAACACGGCCGGCCATGTCGGTCGCCTGGGGAACCTCAACCTCAAGGCTGGGGTCCTTTCCCTGTTCACGGGCCTTTCTCGCCACCTCGTAGGCCCGGTCTATCTCGCGCTGGAGCGATTCGAAGTAGGATTTCATCTCGGATGAGTAGAGCTCCTCGCCCATTCAAACCCCCTCACAGTACTCGTCAAACCTCACAACGGCCCTCAGGCGGGCGGTTTCGACGTCTATTATGGGCACCCTGGCGGGTGTCGGCATGATGTTTACCATCTTCTGGAACTCCGTCTGGGCCTGCCAAGTTCCGGTGTTTATCAGAAAAACGCCGTTGTACATCTTGTACTCCATAACGTGGACGTGACCGGCCTGGAAGAGGTCGGGAACGGATTCTATAACGAGGGTATCCTCCGAATCCGGTGCGACTGGCACCTTCTCCCCGAAGGTCGGCGCAAGGTGGCGGAGTTTGAGCAGGTCGAGCATGGCCTCAGCGGGCCTGTGGTGGCTCCTGTTCGGGATAAAGCTGACGACGTCCTCTATGCCGCGCCCGTGGGCAATGAGAAAGTCGCGTCCGTGAAGCCTCACGACGGCCGGGTTGCTTATCATGACGGCGTTCTTGAGCTTTTTGAGGGGTCTGGCGTACTCATCGTAGAATCCCGGCTGGGGGAGGGCGGTTCTGGCGGCGTCGTGGTTGCCCGGGCCGATGAACATGGTTATGTGGTCGGGCACGTTGCGGAGGAGGTTCGCCAGGGCCTCGTACTGGTCGAAGATGTCAGGAATCTCCAGCTCGTTGTACTGGCCGGGGTAGATACCGATTCCATCGACGACATCGCCGGCGATTATCATGTACTTTATCCTGCTCACGAGCTCCTCCTCGGCGCGGTTGTTCACCTCACCGTTGAGCCACTCGAGGAAGCGTTCAAAGGCCTTCTCACAGAACTTGTTGCTCCCCACGTGAACGTCGCTTAGGAGGATGGCGTAAACCTTCTCCTCGAGCGGGGGCTTGTCTCGCTTGAACTTCGGAACGTCCGGGAGGTAGATTCTGTTGGCAAAGAATATGCCCCTCCCCGAGTAGCGGCCGCGGAAGGCTATAACGGAGTCGGGCATTATCTGGAAGAACTTCTTGCTCTCCTCGTTGTTGCGGTTTATGAAGACCTTGATTATCCCGGTGCTGTCCTCGACCTCAAACATGAAGCCCTTGGCAGTCTCGCGCTTGCTGTTGATGAGACCTATGATTGTTACCTCCTCGTCCCCCCCAACGTAGCCCAGCTTCCCTATGTCTATGACGCTGCCGAGCTCGGGATTCTCGCGGAGAATCCTGCGCATCTTCCTCAGCCGGCTCTTGAAGTAGTCCGAGTACACCTTGACTATTATCTCGCCCTCCTTGCTGGCGGCGCTCTTGACTTTGGGAGCCTCGAACTTCACGTTCTTGACGTCGAAGACGAGCTCCCAGTCATCCTTTATCTCCCTCGCGCGGTAGTGGAAGCCCTCCCTGGGCGATATAACAACATCCGCGTACGTCGAGTAGCTCTTCTCCTCGGAAACCTCCTCACCGACGTAGGCTATCGGCACCCCGTAGTCACCGTAAACTATCTTGGGCTTCACACCGTTCCCGTTCTCGTCGGAGTAGTAGGACTCATCGTCGGCGTAGCCATTTCCGTTCTCCGGGAAAGCGGAGCCAGTATCCGCGGAGGGTTCCGACTGCAGCACAGCACCGTTCTCCACAGGAAACGTCTCGGGGGAAGCCTCCCCTCCAGGAGTCTCGGAGGACACGTTTTCCCCGACTGACGCCCCGCCATCACCATCGGGGGACGAAGTTCCAGTGGAAATGAAACTCTCCCCCCCAGAATAGTTGGGTTCCTCTTGCTCAGATTCACCGAAAGAAGCGGTTTCCACAGTGGATTCAGCAGGAGTTCCAGTGGAAATATAGGTTGATGACGCTTCTTCAGAAGAACTAACCGTCTCGCCGGATTCGGCAACAGGAGCCCCGTCAGAAGTATTCCCGACAAAATCGGATGACTCCTCCGACAGTTCGCCGGTTCCCCCAGATTTGAGGGGAATTTCCTCGGCAACCTCGCGGCGCTCGGGGGAACCCTCGCCGGCGGTGAGTTCCAGTGGAGCGGGGGCCTTCCCACTGAGGAACTCCTTCGCAATGGCGGAGTCTATGACAAACGTTCCCCTGGCACGGGCGAACTTTATCAGCTCAGCGAGGGTGAAGTCCTTCTTGTAGCTATCCACGAGAAGATAGTAAGCCGAAGGGGTGATTAAATAGCGATTGGCCATTAAATCCTCTATCAAACCCATCAGAGCAGCCTCCTCTGGCGGGACATGCTCACCGTCAGCATGGTCTGAAGCTGGGAATCGTGTCTGTATATGTTCTTGACTTTATAAGGTGTTACGTTGAGCCGTATCTCCTTCGTCCTGCCGTAGCGGCCCTTGCTGACGACCTTGGCGTTGATGATGCCGAGCATGTCGAGCTCGTTTATCAGGTCGCTCACGCGCCTCTGGGTGAGGGGTTCGAGGTCGATGTGGTCGCAGAGGGACATGTAAACCGAGTAAACGTCGCCCGTGTTCGCGGGCAGTTCACCGTTCTCGTCCAGGAGGACTATGGCGTAGAGCAGAACCTTCGAGTGGAGAGGAAGGGTCTTTATAACCTCCTCCATCGTGTCCTGTTCTATCTTCTCCTGGGCCTTCCACACGTGCCTCTCCGTGACCTTGCTCGCACCCTCGCGCTCGGCTATCTCACCGGCAACACGGAGCAGGTCAAGGGCCCTCCTCGCGTCGCCGTGCTCCCTCGCGGCCAGGGCGGCACACAGGGGCACGACGCCGTCGTCGAGAACACCCTCGTTGAACGCGTCGCCGGCACGCTGCATCAGAATATCCCTGAGCTGGTTGGCGTCGTACGGGGGAAAGACGACCTCCTCCTCGCTCAGGCTCGAGAGAACGCGGGCATCGAGGTACTCCTTGAATTTGAGGTCGTTTGAGATGCCTATGATGCTCACCTTCGCGAGGCCCAGTTCGGTGTTTATCCTCGTGAGGGAGTAGAGTATATCATCGCCGCTCTTTTTGATTAGCTTGTCGATCTCGTCCAGAACTATTATAACGAAGCGCTCACGGGCGTCGATTACCTCCTTAAGCCGTGCGTAAACCTCATCGGTGGGCCAGCCAACGAGGGGGACCTCAACGCCGCTCTCGTTCTTAAAGTGGTTCACGATGTTCGCCAGAACACGGTACTGGGTGTCCACTATCTCGCAATTGATGTAGATGACGTCCACGGGAATCTCATACTTATCGGAGATCCTCTTCAGCTCATCGGTAACGAATTTTATGGTAACCGTCTTACCAGTTCCCGTCTTTCCGTACACAAAAACGTTCGAAGGCGTCTCGCCGCGGAGGACGGGAACCAAGATATGTGCCAGCTCCTCAATCTGCTCGCGCCTGTGGGGGAGCTCCTTGGGGGTATAACTATGCCTGAGGACCTCTTTATTCTTGAATATCTTCTTGGCATGAAGGTACTTCTCGAAGATTGAATCAAGGTAATTGTCGTCCATGCTCACCACCTATTCCAATGGAAATCCAGGCCGGTTGCAGATTATTGTACAAACCTAATCACATGATTTTGCCAATAAGACAGTTTTAAGGGATTATTGTTGGCTATTTTCCTAGAGCATTATTTATGTTTTGAGCATCAGACACTCGCTCCAGAGGAAGCACTGGATGCAGAGGAAAGCATAGATATTCGAGGTCAAGGGTTTATATGCGTTGTTGAACAGGGGGATGTAAAAAGAATGCAAGAAAATAGGGGAGATAATCAAAGAAAATAAGCCAGGATCATGCCCCTTCCGGCCCAGATTTTCCTTGAGTGGCTTCAAGAACAGAATCCAGAAGTCTTCTTGCCCCAGCTTCGTCGAGTCCAACTTTGACAGTCAGGAACTCCATGAGCTGCTCGTAGGTGTACCCCTTCTCTATCCTCTCGAGGAGCATGTAGAGTATGCGGTCAAAGACCCGCTCCACGAATTCCTCCTCAAGACCCAGCGCCTCCACACCGGACAGAAGTCCTATCGCCAGGGCAGTTAGGGCGTCGTTGAATTCTTCCTTTCCAAGGGTCTTCTTGTCCAAGTCAACGCGGATGTTGACGACGTCGTTGGGCCTTCCCAGGCTGAACTTCATCATGTGAATCCTATCGTTAAGCTCCAGAAGCGTGTGGTACACATAGAGCTTGTCAGCCTCGTCCATGCCGTACGTCTCAAGGCTGGTGGGGATCACGAGATGAACGAACTCATCAGAGAACGCGACCACAAGGGTAAACGGCATCTTGGGGTGTTCCGCCACGTAGGTGGCCTCACCAATCTCGCTTACGTTCCACGGAAGATCCACGATATCTTCAGCGTCCTCACTACCGGACCTAAGCCACTCAAGAACCTGGGCTTCTATATCATCCATAACAGATCACCTCAGTGAGATTAAACTCGAAGGTGTTAATAAGGGTTTCTACCCAGAACTTTCAAACAAAGATGTCGAACCCACTATGTTCAAAAAGCGCACAGATGAATACATTCCAGGGAGAATCCATTCGAACACATTACGACGCAACCGTAAGTGACGTCAGAAAAAGGAACTGGTCCCAGGTATGCCCTAAAAAGAATGAGATCCAAAAGAAAAAGTAAAACCTGCGG contains:
- a CDS encoding DNA-directed DNA polymerase II large subunit: MGEELYSSEMKSYFESLQREIDRAYEVARKAREQGKDPSLEVEVPQATDMAGRVESLVGPKGVAERIRVLVKEYGKELAALKVVDEIIDGKFGDLGSKERYAEQAVRTALAILTEGIVSAPLEGIADVKVKRNEWDDNSEYLALYYAGPIRSSGGTAQALSVLVGDYVRKKLGLDRFKPSEKHIERMVEEIDLYHRAVTRLQYHPEADEVRLAMKNIPIEITGEETDKVEVSHRDVPGVETNHLRGGAILVLAEGVLQKAKKLVKYIDKMGVDGWDWIKEFVDAKEKGKKADDSKSSESKAEDSGAKEEIAEKVEKGFYYELYEKFKANIAPNKKYTKEIIGGRPLFAEPSENGGFRLRYGRSRVSGFATWSVNPATMLLLDEFIAIGTQMKTERPGKGCIVTPATTVEGPIVKLKDGSVIRVDDYETAIKVRDRLEEILYVGDALVNFGDFVENNQTLLPANYSEEWWIQELVGAIAETYEVELKPFSDNPREAIEEAAEYIELDPDFLEDLLKDPLRVRPSVEVAVHLSKVLDVPFHPYYTLYWNTLKPEEVEELQRALLGAQVEWDEHMKNKFARKVVLENDPKIKRYLELLGLPHRLERTEERKKVIVVDYPWSAALLTPLGNLEWEFRAKPFFTVIDIINENNRIKLRDRGISWIGARMGRPEKAKERKMKPPVQVLFPIGLAGGSSRDIKKAAEEGKVTSVEIAFFKCPECGHTGPEHICPRCGTRKELLWHCAKCNVDYSQSEAENFDFRCPKCGMELKPYARRTIKPSELLRAAMENVKVYGIDKLKGVQGMTSGYKMAEPLEKGLLRAKNDVYVFKDGTIRFDATDAPITHFKPREIGTSVEKLRELGYTHDFEGKPLERDDQILELRVQDVILPYEAGRYLLKVARFIDDLLEKFYGLPRFYNAEKMEDLVGHLVIGLAPHTSAGIIGRIIGFSDVLVGYAHPYYHAAKRRNCFPGDTRILVQIDGKPARITLRELYELFEEESYENMVYVRKKPKRDVKVYSFDSESGKVVLTDVEDVIKAPSTDHLIRFELELGRGFETTVDHPVLVYADGKFVEKRAFEVKEGDRILVPKLEFEEVDIEHFDLLKAFSDKQFAEVWDVIMVRGLSEWLSSLGVEVNGDYLRRDSLPLKELLRIMDDNGLSFEDVPDCWLAFKRDKVRIQRFAPIKPLMRALGYYLSEGYARKSDSVYQISFSIADEEVRGDLKRALREAFGDGFGIYERGEKVTVGSRVLYLLFTEVLGAGKNAHTKRVPHLVYTLPKDVVAEMLRAYFEGDGSALSTVPRVVAYSVNKALLEDIETLLLSKFGIRGYYTVDKNANRGNARGRLYHVERGNEAPVSTVYALNIAGEHYHAFFREIGFISKRKNSIYPLHSVKTNNQDRYSHEMGWIVKVKRVEYLKPNDDFVFSLNAKNYHNVLINENIVTHQCDGDEDAVMLLLDALLNFSKYYLPEKRGGKMDAPLVVTTRLDPREVDSEVHNMDVVRYYPLEFYSATYEMKSPKEIKFIERVEDRLGRPEMYEGLKFTHDTDDIGLGPKMSLYKQLGDMVEKVERQLALAERIRAVDEHHVAETIINSHLVPDLRGNLRSFTRQEFRCVKCNTKYRRPPLTGKCPKCGGKIVLTVSKGAIEKYLPTAKMLVTKYSVLDYTRQRICLTEKDIKSLFENVFPERQRTLMGFSADVCEKMIKARTGKSNGKNGYLDELRANGKLKHKSKVEKKKESKASKRSEKKIKPSQGLEKAVKKEKAAMKKKKKGISLDEFFGS
- a CDS encoding DNA-directed DNA polymerase II small subunit, encoding MGLIEDLMANRYLITPSAYYLLVDSYKKDFTLAELIKFARARGTFVIDSAIAKEFLSGKAPAPLELTAGEGSPERREVAEEIPLKSGGTGELSEESSDFVGNTSDGAPVAESGETVSSSEEASSTYISTGTPAESTVETASFGESEQEEPNYSGGESFISTGTSSPDGDGGASVGENVSSETPGGEASPETFPVENGAVLQSEPSADTGSAFPENGNGYADDESYYSDENGNGVKPKIVYGDYGVPIAYVGEEVSEEKSYSTYADVVISPREGFHYRAREIKDDWELVFDVKNVKFEAPKVKSAASKEGEIIVKVYSDYFKSRLRKMRRILRENPELGSVIDIGKLGYVGGDEEVTIIGLINSKRETAKGFMFEVEDSTGIIKVFINRNNEESKKFFQIMPDSVIAFRGRYSGRGIFFANRIYLPDVPKFKRDKPPLEEKVYAILLSDVHVGSNKFCEKAFERFLEWLNGEVNNRAEEELVSRIKYMIIAGDVVDGIGIYPGQYNELEIPDIFDQYEALANLLRNVPDHITMFIGPGNHDAARTALPQPGFYDEYARPLKKLKNAVMISNPAVVRLHGRDFLIAHGRGIEDVVSFIPNRSHHRPAEAMLDLLKLRHLAPTFGEKVPVAPDSEDTLVIESVPDLFQAGHVHVMEYKMYNGVFLINTGTWQAQTEFQKMVNIMPTPARVPIIDVETARLRAVVRFDEYCEGV
- a CDS encoding ORC1-type DNA replication protein, with protein sequence MDDNYLDSIFEKYLHAKKIFKNKEVLRHSYTPKELPHRREQIEELAHILVPVLRGETPSNVFVYGKTGTGKTVTIKFVTDELKRISDKYEIPVDVIYINCEIVDTQYRVLANIVNHFKNESGVEVPLVGWPTDEVYARLKEVIDARERFVIIVLDEIDKLIKKSGDDILYSLTRINTELGLAKVSIIGISNDLKFKEYLDARVLSSLSEEEVVFPPYDANQLRDILMQRAGDAFNEGVLDDGVVPLCAALAAREHGDARRALDLLRVAGEIAEREGASKVTERHVWKAQEKIEQDTMEEVIKTLPLHSKVLLYAIVLLDENGELPANTGDVYSVYMSLCDHIDLEPLTQRRVSDLINELDMLGIINAKVVSKGRYGRTKEIRLNVTPYKVKNIYRHDSQLQTMLTVSMSRQRRLL
- a CDS encoding DNA-binding protein, producing MDDIEAQVLEWLRSGSEDAEDIVDLPWNVSEIGEATYVAEHPKMPFTLVVAFSDEFVHLVIPTSLETYGMDEADKLYVYHTLLELNDRIHMMKFSLGRPNDVVNIRVDLDKKTLGKEEFNDALTALAIGLLSGVEALGLEEEFVERVFDRILYMLLERIEKGYTYEQLMEFLTVKVGLDEAGARRLLDSVLEATQGKSGPEGA